A genomic segment from uncultured Vibrio sp. encodes:
- a CDS encoding sigma 54-interacting transcriptional regulator, translating into MTELHATATLKDSAFKTLADSFATFYSNTIAIDQQHRITWISKGYRQFLGLSHNPVGEPITRYIHNSFLPKVSDSGEPVLLELLWVKQQWTLVSVIPLQSDQGEVIGAFGFVALEQRKGFHSLANRFNQLQQQLDNVTQELNQARQNKYRLSQITGRSEQLQNVKHQIRQAARFDISVLLTGETGTGKEMFAHALHELSARSHNAFVSLNVAAIPNNLIEAEFFGVAPGAYTGASSKGRKGKLELADGGTLFLDEIGDMPLELQSKLLRALQEQEFEPLGSNKVKKVNIRIVAATSRNLPKMVENGEFRADLYYRLNAMPIHLPPLRERQADIDLIAERLLDELCIRLQLPVKYLAPDAINLLCQHSWPGNVRELQNLLERAVIMAEEHTEIDLQLIQSLLIPTARFQQTAQTQPISPRIDPNTGLPIYPLSSANRLPPTLPQANTPPQPLHEQIARAERKAIETALAYTQGHKVQTAKLLGISRASLYEKMRKLDIQYIKNS; encoded by the coding sequence ATGACAGAACTACATGCAACAGCGACACTCAAGGACTCCGCTTTCAAAACTCTGGCGGATTCCTTTGCCACCTTTTATAGCAATACCATCGCCATTGACCAACAGCACCGCATCACCTGGATAAGTAAGGGCTACCGTCAGTTTCTGGGACTGAGCCATAATCCTGTAGGTGAGCCGATAACCCGTTATATTCATAATAGTTTTCTACCCAAAGTCTCCGACAGTGGAGAACCGGTACTGCTGGAACTGTTATGGGTCAAACAACAGTGGACACTGGTGAGCGTGATTCCTCTGCAATCGGATCAGGGAGAGGTGATCGGAGCCTTTGGTTTTGTTGCTTTGGAGCAACGCAAAGGTTTTCACTCCCTGGCCAACCGCTTCAACCAACTGCAGCAACAACTGGACAATGTCACCCAGGAGTTAAATCAGGCACGACAAAATAAATACCGCTTATCTCAGATTACGGGCCGCAGCGAACAACTGCAGAATGTCAAACATCAGATACGACAAGCGGCACGATTTGATATCTCTGTTCTACTGACCGGCGAAACGGGCACCGGTAAGGAGATGTTTGCCCACGCCCTGCATGAACTCTCAGCCCGCTCCCATAACGCCTTTGTCTCACTCAATGTCGCCGCAATTCCCAATAACCTGATCGAAGCCGAGTTCTTTGGTGTCGCCCCTGGTGCCTATACCGGCGCATCCAGCAAGGGGCGTAAAGGGAAACTGGAGCTGGCCGATGGCGGCACCCTGTTTCTTGATGAAATTGGCGATATGCCACTGGAGCTGCAAAGTAAACTGCTGCGCGCCCTCCAGGAGCAAGAGTTTGAGCCATTGGGTTCCAATAAGGTAAAAAAAGTCAATATTCGCATCGTTGCCGCCACCAGTCGTAATCTGCCAAAAATGGTGGAAAACGGCGAGTTTCGCGCAGACCTTTACTACCGCCTTAATGCCATGCCGATCCATCTGCCACCTCTCAGGGAGCGTCAGGCAGACATTGACCTGATTGCAGAACGCCTACTGGATGAGCTCTGTATCAGACTGCAACTGCCGGTTAAGTACCTGGCACCGGATGCCATTAACCTACTGTGTCAGCACTCTTGGCCGGGCAATGTACGGGAACTGCAAAACCTTCTGGAACGAGCGGTGATTATGGCGGAGGAACACACCGAGATAGATCTCCAACTGATTCAGTCACTGTTAATTCCAACAGCTCGGTTTCAGCAGACTGCACAGACACAACCAATATCACCGAGAATAGATCCGAACACGGGATTACCTATATACCCTCTCTCGTCAGCTAACCGACTTCCCCCCACTCTGCCTCAGGCCAATACTCCACCACAACCACTGCATGAACAGATTGCCCGAGCAGAGCGTAAAGCTATTGAAACCGCACTTGCTTACACTCAAGGGCATAAGGTACAAACAGCTAAGCTGCTGGGTATATCCCGTGCAAGTTTGTATGAAAAGATGCGTAAGCTGGATATTCAGTACATAAAGAACTCATGA
- a CDS encoding 3-hydroxybutyrate oligomer hydrolase family protein has protein sequence MQRTVLLTTASSLVLSGCLGSSDSTEDTTDYSVLPSYLSGSVDVIQLDGISDDLLTGMALNSNTGAVAPEAVGIGSSPEQIRRYQLGASYNSMMDPVTPGGWGTHWGPLVTEGISSHTVEAFTGQVSGTEYQAIVDDGSGKTNVKLVVQVPSSFSTVSPCIIAGPSSGSRGVYGAAGTAGDAALKRGCAVAYTDKGTGDGVHFIGSQQVINLDGKVVDAISAGSSSAFTAEFAEGFADAADPRTATTKHAHSQQNPSKDWGLNTLQSIEFAFYALHQAYPDLAFNPDNTTVIAASWSNGGRSVLMAAEQDTQGLIDGVVAVEPSTAMNQHDFTITQGERRWGPESVGWSLYDMHAFGAVYQPCANNLTENDSADLVNSAKSPERCTRLQQLGLLTSYSADLQVLAQEAQDLMNTVAGFLPEQNLGMPAFTNMFSEITNTYGNSYGRYSISDQLCGISFASYNGGTKQFEVLSDEDKALRFLGQNMIAGGSRWIQPVNMNAYDPYGATAFNSTADKNLDADLCFFAMSHYGKAKLTELGILDTYKGNGDFDRVQAGIQEAIMSGDLQGKPAIIMHGRADQVVAPNHGGRAYYARNRQVDARDDVVYWEIENGHHLEMFAYLLAPNLGFYATPPNMQHRYAYIHPYFEQALNQMFAHLRSGEALAPSQVVRTTSMQESGEEQITEEMFAEVLAMPGDDAVRWQDNTLVIPH, from the coding sequence ATGCAAAGGACTGTTCTTTTAACGACTGCCAGCTCACTGGTGCTATCGGGTTGCTTAGGTTCTTCCGACAGCACAGAAGACACCACGGATTACAGCGTACTGCCCAGTTATCTTTCTGGTTCGGTTGATGTCATTCAGCTAGATGGTATAAGTGATGATTTGCTCACAGGTATGGCTCTGAATAGCAATACTGGTGCTGTAGCACCGGAAGCGGTGGGCATAGGTTCTAGTCCGGAACAGATCCGTCGCTATCAGTTAGGAGCCAGCTATAACAGTATGATGGACCCGGTAACGCCCGGTGGCTGGGGTACTCATTGGGGGCCTTTGGTTACAGAAGGGATTAGTTCTCATACGGTAGAGGCGTTTACCGGCCAGGTGTCAGGTACGGAATATCAAGCCATTGTGGATGATGGCTCTGGTAAAACCAATGTCAAACTGGTGGTGCAGGTCCCGAGTAGTTTCTCTACCGTGAGCCCTTGTATTATTGCCGGGCCATCATCCGGTTCCCGTGGTGTTTATGGGGCGGCAGGTACAGCAGGTGATGCGGCGTTAAAACGGGGTTGTGCCGTAGCCTATACCGATAAAGGCACGGGTGATGGCGTACACTTTATTGGCAGTCAGCAGGTGATTAATCTGGATGGAAAGGTCGTTGATGCCATCAGTGCAGGCTCCTCTTCTGCATTTACCGCTGAGTTTGCAGAAGGCTTTGCGGATGCTGCTGATCCGCGGACTGCAACAACCAAACACGCTCACTCCCAGCAGAACCCTAGTAAAGACTGGGGCTTGAATACCTTACAATCCATTGAGTTTGCTTTCTATGCCTTACACCAGGCTTATCCTGATCTGGCTTTTAATCCTGACAATACCACAGTGATTGCAGCCAGTTGGTCCAATGGTGGGCGTTCTGTACTGATGGCTGCAGAGCAGGATACCCAAGGGCTGATTGATGGCGTGGTTGCTGTTGAGCCGAGTACGGCAATGAATCAGCATGATTTTACCATTACTCAGGGGGAGCGCCGCTGGGGGCCTGAATCGGTAGGCTGGAGTTTATACGATATGCATGCCTTTGGTGCGGTGTATCAGCCCTGTGCTAATAATCTGACCGAGAATGACAGTGCCGATCTGGTTAACTCAGCTAAGTCTCCTGAACGTTGTACCCGCCTGCAACAATTAGGGCTGTTAACGTCCTATTCTGCTGATTTGCAGGTACTGGCTCAGGAAGCACAGGATCTGATGAACACCGTCGCGGGGTTCCTGCCTGAGCAGAATCTGGGTATGCCAGCGTTTACTAATATGTTTTCTGAAATCACCAATACTTATGGTAACTCCTACGGTCGTTACAGTATCTCAGACCAGCTGTGTGGTATCAGCTTCGCCAGCTATAATGGTGGGACGAAACAGTTTGAGGTGCTGAGTGATGAAGATAAGGCGCTGCGCTTCCTGGGACAGAATATGATCGCTGGTGGTAGCCGCTGGATTCAACCGGTCAATATGAATGCGTATGATCCTTATGGGGCGACGGCGTTTAACTCCACAGCGGATAAAAATCTGGATGCAGACCTGTGTTTCTTTGCGATGTCCCACTATGGAAAGGCCAAGCTAACTGAGTTGGGGATTCTGGATACTTACAAGGGCAACGGTGATTTTGACCGGGTTCAGGCGGGTATTCAGGAAGCGATAATGAGTGGTGATCTACAGGGTAAACCAGCCATAATTATGCATGGTCGTGCCGATCAGGTGGTTGCACCAAATCATGGTGGTCGCGCCTACTACGCCCGTAATCGTCAGGTAGATGCCCGCGATGATGTAGTGTACTGGGAAATAGAAAATGGCCATCACCTGGAGATGTTTGCCTATCTGTTAGCCCCGAATCTGGGTTTCTATGCCACACCACCTAATATGCAGCACCGTTATGCCTATATTCATCCTTACTTTGAACAGGCGCTGAATCAGATGTTTGCTCATCTGAGATCAGGCGAGGCGCTGGCTCCGAGTCAGGTGGTTCGCACGACGTCGATGCAGGAAAGCGGTGAAGAGCAGATTACTGAAGAAATGTTTGCTGAAGTGCTGGCAATGCCGGGTGATGATGCAGTCCGCTGGCAGGATAATACGCTGGTGATTCCTCACTAA
- a CDS encoding arylsulfatase has translation MALLKTTVTLTGALAPCLVAAAGAPDRTQLPIPDVKPKTYTELDVRDVQRPEPTSRVKAPEGAPNVLVILLDDVGFSQSSLFGGAIEMPTLNALAKQGLMYNQFHTTGVSSATRTALLTGRNHHQNNMGSIAETGTAFPGNTGVRPNYIAALPKILKYNGYSTAMFGKNHEIPPWETGPAGDQTLWPKQVGFDKFYGFFGGETDQFQPVLIDGNTRIKTPRKENYHFTADMTDKTIEWLNLEHSYNSDKPFFAYYAPGAMHAPHQAPREWIDKFKGKFSMGWDKLRQETFERQKANGIIPKDTVLPPMPDFVPRWDSLTKDEKRVFERQMEVFAGFLAHTDYEVGRVIDTLKKNGEFDNTLIFYIVGDNGASAEGNRNGSLNSLAFYNGIEEDPSYALKNIDKLGGPDSFGHYASGWAVAGDSPFVWTKGMASDYGGTRNGMVVSWPNGIKKNGQTIRSQWSHVVDVAPTVLEVAKLPEPKEVEGVEQIPMVGASFAQTFTDPKAETKHKIQYFELAGNRAIYKDGWLARVTHWALTETSAKFTTLQKDEWELFDTTKDWSLSKDLAKEQPEKLEEMKKLFDKEAEENHVYPIDDRTLERMNAEVAGRPDAMFGKKSLTLYEGAKGIPENSFLNIKNKSFDLIANISTDDVENTNGVVIAQGGNFAGWTLYVKNGVPAFEYNWLAYEYTKVTGDKLKKGDNEIKVEFRYDEDGVGGKGNAAGQGKGGNAYLYVNGKLVDKKLIPNTISRLFSLDDGVGIGEDEGGAVSKDYQSPFGFNQKIEKVTTSIVE, from the coding sequence ATGGCTTTATTAAAAACGACGGTCACCCTCACCGGTGCACTGGCTCCGTGCTTAGTTGCCGCCGCAGGAGCACCAGACAGAACACAGCTTCCAATTCCTGATGTTAAGCCAAAAACTTACACAGAATTAGATGTCAGGGATGTACAACGTCCAGAACCAACATCACGTGTAAAAGCGCCAGAGGGCGCGCCCAATGTCTTGGTTATCTTGTTAGATGATGTTGGCTTTAGCCAATCATCACTGTTTGGTGGGGCCATTGAAATGCCAACGCTTAATGCTTTGGCTAAACAAGGTTTGATGTATAACCAATTCCACACCACAGGTGTTAGCTCTGCAACCCGTACCGCTTTACTGACAGGGCGTAATCATCACCAAAACAATATGGGTTCGATTGCTGAAACTGGAACGGCATTTCCAGGCAATACTGGTGTAAGGCCTAACTACATCGCGGCTTTACCAAAGATCCTAAAATACAATGGTTATAGTACGGCAATGTTTGGTAAGAACCATGAGATCCCACCTTGGGAAACAGGCCCTGCGGGTGACCAAACACTATGGCCCAAACAAGTTGGCTTCGATAAGTTTTATGGTTTCTTTGGCGGTGAAACTGATCAGTTCCAACCAGTCTTGATTGATGGCAATACACGCATTAAAACGCCACGTAAAGAAAACTACCACTTTACTGCCGATATGACCGATAAGACCATTGAGTGGTTAAACTTGGAACACAGTTACAACTCAGATAAACCTTTCTTTGCTTATTACGCTCCTGGAGCGATGCATGCACCGCATCAGGCTCCACGAGAGTGGATTGATAAGTTTAAAGGTAAGTTTTCTATGGGCTGGGATAAGTTAAGACAAGAGACCTTCGAGCGTCAGAAAGCCAATGGGATTATTCCGAAAGACACAGTACTACCACCAATGCCTGACTTCGTTCCGCGTTGGGATTCACTGACTAAAGATGAAAAACGTGTGTTTGAACGTCAAATGGAGGTTTTTGCTGGGTTTTTAGCTCACACGGATTATGAGGTTGGGCGAGTCATTGATACGCTTAAGAAAAATGGTGAGTTTGACAACACGCTTATTTTCTACATCGTAGGAGATAACGGAGCGAGTGCGGAAGGGAATAGGAACGGCAGTTTGAACTCACTTGCTTTTTATAACGGCATTGAAGAAGACCCTTCTTATGCACTTAAGAACATTGATAAACTCGGTGGACCAGATAGTTTTGGCCATTATGCTTCAGGTTGGGCTGTCGCGGGTGATTCACCATTTGTTTGGACGAAAGGTATGGCGTCGGACTATGGCGGTACTCGAAATGGGATGGTTGTAAGTTGGCCTAATGGCATTAAAAAGAATGGTCAAACCATTCGTAGCCAATGGTCTCATGTCGTCGATGTCGCACCAACAGTGTTAGAAGTAGCTAAGCTTCCAGAACCAAAGGAAGTCGAAGGTGTTGAACAAATACCAATGGTGGGTGCGAGTTTTGCTCAGACATTTACCGATCCAAAAGCAGAAACTAAGCATAAAATCCAATATTTTGAGCTTGCAGGTAACCGTGCAATTTACAAAGATGGTTGGTTAGCGAGGGTTACACATTGGGCATTAACCGAAACATCAGCGAAGTTCACAACCTTGCAAAAGGATGAGTGGGAGTTGTTTGATACCACTAAAGACTGGTCTCTATCTAAAGATTTAGCGAAAGAACAACCTGAAAAATTGGAAGAAATGAAGAAACTCTTCGATAAAGAAGCAGAAGAGAATCATGTGTACCCAATTGATGATCGTACTCTTGAGCGTATGAATGCCGAAGTAGCTGGCCGCCCAGATGCGATGTTTGGTAAGAAGAGCCTAACTTTGTACGAAGGCGCTAAAGGTATACCTGAAAACTCTTTCTTGAATATCAAAAATAAATCGTTTGATTTAATAGCGAACATTTCTACAGATGACGTGGAAAACACCAATGGTGTTGTTATCGCTCAAGGTGGTAATTTTGCTGGTTGGACTTTGTATGTAAAAAATGGTGTACCAGCATTTGAATACAACTGGTTAGCGTATGAATACACTAAAGTGACTGGCGATAAGTTGAAGAAAGGCGACAATGAGATCAAAGTGGAGTTCCGCTATGATGAAGATGGTGTTGGCGGTAAAGGCAACGCTGCTGGTCAAGGTAAAGGTGGTAATGCCTACTTATACGTTAACGGCAAGCTTGTGGATAAGAAGCTAATACCGAATACCATATCTCGTTTATTCTCACTCGATGACGGTGTAGGTATTGGTGAAGATGAAGGTGGCGCAGTAAGTAAAGACTACCAATCTCCATTTGGGTTCAACCAAAAAATAGAAAAAGTAACGACTTCTATTGTTGAATAA
- a CDS encoding anaerobic sulfatase maturase, with the protein MKGLHTTVKVVGSKCNYDCQYCFYLEKESLLNSHKSMSLDTLEAYVKNYISSQSTPEVEFAWHGGEPTLAGIGFFEKAVEFQRKYAGDKIIKNTLQTNGSRLDEKWCRFFRENNFLVGLSLDGPEWLQGKYRTKQGKSVFDEIMKALKLLQKMNVEFNVLACVSKEYCQHAEAIYAFFRKHKVKHIQFSPLVESVPTEVEQSRGQHFGSNLIFSTAKLDEHRYNPVSWAVDAKAYGQFLVDIFNLWIAKDVGKVFIANFEQALTQHIGNPSPNCIHAKNCGSSYAVEANGDVYFCDHVAYPESKIGNVVTTDLKEIKDDNKNVFNKESRLSQRCKNCQFLQLCNGGCPKHRYLSDTGEYENVLCEGYYFFFNSIHKYLQAMTTLLANGYPASYVMQALDGPLILTTSK; encoded by the coding sequence ATGAAAGGCTTACATACGACGGTAAAAGTTGTTGGTTCAAAATGTAACTATGACTGTCAATATTGTTTCTATTTAGAAAAAGAATCTCTTCTCAATTCACACAAATCGATGAGCCTGGATACCCTTGAGGCTTATGTTAAAAATTATATTAGTAGCCAGAGTACGCCAGAAGTTGAATTTGCATGGCATGGTGGAGAGCCTACGTTAGCGGGGATTGGCTTCTTCGAGAAGGCTGTCGAGTTCCAACGAAAATACGCTGGCGATAAAATTATTAAAAATACCCTTCAAACTAATGGTTCAAGATTAGATGAAAAATGGTGTCGATTTTTCAGAGAAAACAACTTCCTTGTTGGATTAAGTCTTGATGGTCCGGAATGGCTTCAAGGTAAATACCGAACGAAACAAGGCAAAAGCGTCTTCGATGAGATAATGAAAGCTTTGAAGCTACTCCAAAAAATGAATGTTGAGTTCAATGTGCTGGCATGTGTAAGCAAAGAATATTGTCAACATGCAGAGGCGATTTACGCATTTTTTCGTAAGCACAAAGTTAAGCACATTCAATTTTCACCACTGGTAGAGTCGGTTCCCACAGAAGTTGAGCAGTCGCGTGGGCAGCATTTTGGAAGCAACTTGATTTTTTCAACCGCTAAGCTGGATGAGCATAGATATAACCCGGTTTCTTGGGCGGTAGATGCAAAAGCGTACGGTCAGTTTCTGGTTGATATTTTTAATCTTTGGATTGCTAAAGACGTCGGTAAAGTCTTCATTGCTAATTTTGAGCAAGCATTGACCCAACACATTGGTAATCCATCTCCTAATTGTATTCATGCGAAAAACTGTGGATCGTCATACGCTGTTGAAGCGAACGGTGATGTTTACTTCTGTGATCATGTAGCCTACCCAGAATCCAAAATCGGAAATGTCGTCACAACAGATCTAAAAGAGATTAAAGATGACAATAAAAACGTATTTAACAAAGAATCTCGTCTGTCTCAGCGATGTAAAAATTGTCAATTTTTGCAACTTTGTAATGGTGGATGCCCAAAACACCGTTATCTGTCCGATACTGGAGAGTATGAAAACGTACTTTGTGAAGGTTATTACTTCTTCTTTAATTCAATACACAAGTATTTGCAGGCTATGACAACACTACTCGCAAACGGTTATCCAGCGAGTTACGTCATGCAAGCATTAGATGGCCCATTAATCCTAACAACGTCAAAGTAG